The proteins below are encoded in one region of Podarcis raffonei isolate rPodRaf1 chromosome 6, rPodRaf1.pri, whole genome shotgun sequence:
- the GID8 gene encoding glucose-induced degradation protein 8 homolog, which produces MSYAEKPDEITKDEWMEKLNNLHIQRADMNRLIMNYLVTEGFKEAAEKFRMESGIEPSVDLETLDERIKIREMILKGQIQEAIALINSLHPELLDTNRYLYFHLQQQHLIELIRQRETEAALEFAQTQLAEQGEESRECLTEMERTLALLAFDNPEESPFGDLLNMMQRQKVWSEVNQAVLDYENRESTPKLAKLLKLLLWAQNELDQKKVKYPKMTDLSKGTIEEPK; this is translated from the exons ATGAGTTATGCCGAAAAACCCGATGAAATCACAAAAGACGAGTGGATGGAAAAACTTAATAATTTGCACATCCAGAGAGCTGACATGAACCGCTTGATCATGAACTACCTTGTTACAG AAGGCTTCAAAGAGGCAGCAGAAAAGTTTCGGATGGAGTCTGGAATTGAGCCCAGTGTTGATTTAGAGACCCTGGATGAAAGAATAAAAATTCGAGAGATGATCCTCAAAGGCCAGATTCAGGAAGCTATTGCACTGATCAACAGCCTTCACCCAGAATTGTTAGATACAAACCGGTACCTTTACTTCCACCTACAG CAACAGCATTTAATTGAGTTGATTCGGCAGCGTGAAACAGAAGCTGCGCTGGAGTTTGCTCAGACGCAGCTAGCGGAACAAGGCGAGGAGAGCCGGGAATGCCTGACTGAGATGGAGCGCACTCTTGCCCTGCTTGCTTTCGATAACCCAGAAGAATCACCTTTTGGAGACTTGCTCAACATGATGCAGAGACAGAAA GTTTGGAGCGAAGTTAACCAAGCTGTTCTAGACTATGAAAATCGTGAGTCGACACCCAAGCTGGCTAAATTACTGAAATTACTACTGTGGGCTCAGAACGAGCTGGACcagaagaaagtaaaatatcccaaaatgacagacctcagcaaggGGACAATTGAGGAACCCAAGTAA